Genomic DNA from Desulfonema ishimotonii:
GTGAGGATATGAAGGAAAACGCCAGACCCCGGGAGAAAAGCTGGATCGAGTTTCGCCAGTTTCCCAGAAAATCACACCGGATTCCGATAGATTATGTAAGCGATGACCGGGCATTCAACGACCTGCTCCGGGATATCAGTGTCAGCGGCATTTTTATCGAAACCCGGCATCTCTTTTCCGTGGGCCAGGAATTGTTCCTGCTCATCCCCTTTTCCGAAAAAGCGAAAAACGTGAAAGTCCGGGGGGAGATCGTCCGGGTTGCGCCCGATGGCATCGGCGTCCGGTTCAGGCGCCGGGGACGGATGGCACATCAGTATTAAAACGCCCTATTCCGTTGAGCAGCAGGGGGATAATCCGCAGCTCCCGATCTGACAGAGACAGCCGCCTCTGCCGCCTTTCAGATGCCTGTGAATCGAAAAGCAGACGGGCAACCGGACCTGTGGCTGTCCGGGGGGGCTGCATCTCTTTTTCCACATGATTCCGATATGATTTACGATAAGAATATGTTATACGAACTCATAATTCTGTACGCATCAGATGCGTTTTTCAGCGGGTCGGAAACGATCCGAATCATAAAAAAACGGAGGGAAAATCTTTAATGAAAAAAGTAATTGCAGCTTTACTGGGGATGGGCATGGTGATGCTGGCCTTTACGCCGTCCGGCTTCACGGCGGACAAGGTTCTGATGATGTCCACGACGACGAGTACGCAGGCGTCCGGGCTTCTGGAAGTACTGCTCCCGGAGCTGAAAAAGGATACCGGCATTGAGGTTAAGGTCATTGCCAAGGGGACCGGCGCGGCCATCCGGGACGGCCAGGATGGCAATGTCGATGTGATCTTTGTCCATGCCAAGGCCAGAGAGGAAAAATTTGTGGCCGACGGGTACGGCACAAAGCGGTATGCGGTGATGCACAATGATTTTATTATCTTAGGCCCCAAAAGCGATCCTGCGGGCATCAGAGGCGTAAAAGATTCGGCCCAGGCCCTGAAGAAGATCGCCGACTCCAAATCCGCTTTTATCTCCAGGGGCGATGACAGCGGCACCCATACCAAAGAGCAGGCCCTGTGGCAGGCGACCGGCCTGGAGACGGAGACGGTTTCCAAGACCATCACCAAAAAGGGGAAACAGCGTGTGATCAGCTTCACCCACCCCAAAGGCCTGGGCGAATGGTACATGTCCATCGGACAGGGCATGGGAAAGACGCTGACCTTTGCCAATGAAAAACAGGCATACACCATGACGGACCGGGGAACCTATATCAAATACAAACTGGGCCGCAAGGAAGGCCTGGAGTTGGAAATCCTCTGCGAGGGCGATGCCCAGCTTTTCAATCCCTACGGTGTCATTCCGGTGAACCCCGAAAAATTTTCCCATGCGAAATATGACATGGCAAAGGAATTTGCCGAATGGCTGGTTTCACAGAAAGGCCAGTCCCTGATCGCCAATTACAAACTCCTGGGGCAGCAGCTTTTCTATCCGGACGCGCTGCCGAATGCCAAATAAGCCGCCAGCCGCCAGAGAATGGATGGATACCGGGGTACGGGCAACCGTATTCCGGTTTATTTTTGGGATAAAGCGTTGACCGATGCCGGGGTTTTATGTAATGCAATCCGGTAAATACAGCAGATGACGGACCGTCATATTAAGAAGCTGTTTAAAAAATACCGGCGACTCAGAAACGGAGTGTGAAAATTAAGGCCGGAGGCCGGTTTTTCGCAAATTCTGCAAAAGATCGCCCCTTCCGGGGCCTGACTTTTGCACTCCGAAAGGATTTCTACAACAGCTTCTAAAGCGTGATCCCCCGAAAAGGAATACGAAACTTTCAATATGGAATTTATTACAGACAGTTTTTTATCGGCGCTGCTGCTTTTAACGGCCCTTGACCCGGATCTGCTCAATATCGTCTCCGTCTCCCTGCGCGTCAGCTTTTCCTCGACCGTTATCGCCTCACTCATCGGTGTGCCCACGGGATTTTTCATCTCCATCACGCAGTTCAGAGGCAAGCGGTGGGTGATTACCGGGCTCAATACCCTGCTGGCGCTGCCGACGGTGGTGATCGGCCTTTTTGTCTACGCCTTCATCTCCCGGCGCGGTATTCTGGGGACGCTGGGACTGCTCTACACCCAGAAGGCCATGGTCATCGGGCAGGTCATCCTGATCGTCCCCATCATCGCCACCTTTACCATTTCCGCCATCAGCCGGATCGACACCCGCTACCGCAAAACCGCCATGACGCTGGGGGCAGACCGGTTGCAGACAGCCCTCGTGCTGCTGCGCGAGGCCCGCTTCGGGATCGTCTCCGCCGTGGTGGGCGGCTTTGGCCGGGTGATCTCGGAGATCGGCATCAGCATGATGCTCGGCGGCAACGCCAGGGGGTTTACCCGGACCATGACCACCGCCATGGCTCTGGAATATGACAAGGGGGAATTTGTCCTGGCCATCGCGCTGGGCCTGATCCTGATGAGCATCAGTCTGGGGATCAACGTCCTGCTGAACCATATCCAGGGGAGGTCGCCGGAATAATGCTCTATTCCCTCAGAAATCTCAGAAAAATCTATAGCGGCAGAACCGTCCTGGACCTGCCGGAGCTGTTCATCGAAAAGGGGAAAATATACGGACTCCTCGGGCCCAACGGATCGGGCAAGACCACCCTGCTTTCGATCCTGAGCTTCCTCGATGCACCATCGGCAGGGACGGTTTTTTTCAATGACAGGCCGGTCTCATTTTCGGGAAAGGCGTTGCAGGCCCTGCGCCGACAGGTGGTGCTGGTGGATCAGCACCCCATCCTTTTCAGCACCTCCGTCTATAAAAATGTGGAATTCGGGCTGAAGGTCCGCAAACTTTCCACGGGAAAACGGCGGCGTATCATTGAAGAGAGCCTTGACCGCGTGGGAATGCGGGGCTTTGCGGAGGCTGACGGACGGGGCCTTTCCGGCGGCGAGACCCAGCGGGTCGCCATTGCCCGTGCCCTGGCCTGCTCACCCGACGTCATATTGTTTGACGAACCGACAGCCAGCGTAGACATATCCAACCAGATTGCCATCGAGAACATCATCCGGGATCTCCACGACGATGCCGGTATCACGGTTATTCTTTCGACTCATAACCTGTTTCAGGCCGCCAAACTCGCCCAGGAAAAGATCTATCTGTTTGAAGGCCGGACCAGTCAGGCGGCCTATGAGAATATTTTCAGCGGTGAGGCGTTTTCAGAGGGGCAAAACCACTTCTGCCGGATCAGCGAAAAGGTGACCATCCCGATTCGGCCCGGACACCGGGAACGCATAAAGGTGGCGCTCAATCCCGGATCCGTAAAGCTGTTGCCGGATACTGAAAAAGGGGAAGGCGCGGGAATTTTTGAAGGGCGGGTGATTCAGCTAACCCAGGAGAAAAAAGGGGTCCGTGTACTGACGGATATCGGCATCCCCCTGAGCATACTGCTGAAAAACCGGGAGTATTCCCTTTCTGACCTCCGTGTGGGCAATCCGGTGCGCATTCAGGTTTTTGACTACGGCGTTGAGGTTATTTGACAAGCCTGTTGCAAATTCTTATTGTAATAGTGCATAATAGCTTGTAAAAAATAATAATATTAGTGTGTTGAGACTTGTAAGACACAGGCTTTTCAGGCGTTGGGGTATAAAAAATCACCCCTTTATGAGACTGTTTGAAATGGCCTTTTCAGATAACCCAAACAGAAGGAGCGGAAAAATGGCAGGGAAAATATTTTACCGTGAAAGAAGAAAAATGCAGGATGGCGAAAAGAAACCCAGATACCGTGTGGCAGCCGTATCCGGCGTGGACCTGAAGGTATATGCCGACCATCTTCGCAAAAGCGAGCTGGATCACCTCGCCGAGGAAGTGGGGGCGGACCTGATTCCGCTTCGCCGGGGACCGAAGCATCAGGACAAGGACTGATCCGATTTTTTGGCCAACTCCGGCGCAAAAGGTTTATTGCCTGTCAGGGGGCTTTAACCCGCCGAAGGCGTCAACCGGGTACGCCGCCATCCTCCCCCGCGCAGGGGCGTATTGCAATACGCCCCTGCCTACAATACCGCCAAGGGGGGGGACGAATTTCCGGACTGGTGTACTATAAACCATCGGCTTTCAGCCGATGGGAATCGGATTATCTGTTATTTTTGTGAAAGTCCGAAACCGGTATTCCAAACGGTTGCAGACGCCCGTTTTTACGGGAGTGACGTGTGTTCGGATTTTTTTGCAGGATCATCACTGAATAAACCCAATAAGGAGGGAGCGTAGATGGCACTGGTTCGGGAAAAAGACGGGAAGCGATTGCATGTGAAAAGCAAACTCATGGGCGAGAGTCTGGTCAGCAGGAAGTTTATCGACAATCTGGAAACCGCACCTCAGCAGCGGCTTTTTCCCGATGTGGCCATTATGAAGATCGGGGGCCAGTCCATCTGTGACCGGGGTGCAAAGGCCCTGCCTGCGATCATCAGGGAGATCGCAGAGAATCGCAAAAATCACAAAATGCTCCTTACCACAGGCGGCGGAACCCGGAGCCGCCACATTTACACCATCGGCCTGGAGCTGGGGATGCCCACCGGTGTGATTGCGAAATTCGGCAGTACCATTTCGGAACAGAACGCCCTGATGGTCTCTATTCTCCTGGCCCCCTGGGGAGGAATAAAGATCTCTCACAGTGATATCTCCAAGCTCCCGACCTATTTCGCAGAGGGCATTATCCCGATCATGCACGGAATGCCGCCCTATGATTATTTTGCCATCCGGCAGGAGCGGGGCCGGATTCCCATTCACCGGACAGATGTCGGGCTGGTGGTGCTGGGCGATCTGATGGGATCGAAAACTATTCTGTTCATCAAGGATGAGAAGGGGCTGTACACCGATGATCCCAAAAAGAACCCGGACGCGGTGTTCATTCCTGAAATCGGGGCCAGAGATCTGATGGAAAAAGATATGGATGATCTGGTGATTGAGCGTCCCTGCCTGGAGATCATTCAAAACAGCGAGGTTATCGAAAAGGTCCAGATAATCAACGGACTGGAGCCGGGGAATATCACCAGGGCGCTGAACGGAGAGCATGTGGGAACGATGATTTACAAGCAGTAAACGATGATCGCTTCCCGCGAATATAACTGAGGTTCGGAAAGGCCACATCCCGAAGGGTGTGGCTTTTTTTTGCCCGGAATTCGTTTGATAAAGGTTTTGACAAAAATAGGCTTTTATAATAAATATATCCATTCTGATTTAGCTGATGTAACTGCCTGTAATAGGTATTTTTTTGATGAATAAAAGAATTGGACCCTAACAGATGGTATTTTCCTGATGAGGCTGAGGGGATACCGCACACAAAGGAGGAGGCATTTAGATGGATAGGAAGACATTGGTTCTGATGTTAACCGAGGCGCTTTTGATTGTTGTCCTGGTGGTGGTTATCGCGTTGGATTTCAATAAGGCACCGGCAGAAAAACATGTGGCAGCATCTCATGACGCTGTTCATGAAGAAGCTGCTCAGGATGCGGCTGTTGAAGAAAAAACAGAAGTCGCAGAAGCCCCGGCAGCTAAGGAAGTTGCCAAAGCAGAGATAAAAGAAGAGGCCCCCGAAGCTGAGGAAGTGGCTGAAAAAGAAGAAGTTAAAAAAGAGGTCGCTGAGAAGGCTGAAAAAGCGGCGCCGGCTGCCGCAGGCAAAACCGAGGTTGCCGATGTGATCGCCATGGACAACCCGACGTATGCCAAGCACAAAAAAACCATTGTCCAGTTCACCCATAAAAAGCATATTGAAGAGTACAAACTCAGCTGTGGCGAATGTCACCATGATGAAAAGGCCGAGCCGCTGAAAGACCTGAAGATGGGCGATGC
This window encodes:
- a CDS encoding PilZ domain-containing protein, which encodes MKSLKFEVEGKVYYTTRISREDMKENARPREKSWIEFRQFPRKSHRIPIDYVSDDRAFNDLLRDISVSGIFIETRHLFSVGQELFLLIPFSEKAKNVKVRGEIVRVAPDGIGVRFRRRGRMAHQY
- a CDS encoding substrate-binding domain-containing protein, producing MKKVIAALLGMGMVMLAFTPSGFTADKVLMMSTTTSTQASGLLEVLLPELKKDTGIEVKVIAKGTGAAIRDGQDGNVDVIFVHAKAREEKFVADGYGTKRYAVMHNDFIILGPKSDPAGIRGVKDSAQALKKIADSKSAFISRGDDSGTHTKEQALWQATGLETETVSKTITKKGKQRVISFTHPKGLGEWYMSIGQGMGKTLTFANEKQAYTMTDRGTYIKYKLGRKEGLELEILCEGDAQLFNPYGVIPVNPEKFSHAKYDMAKEFAEWLVSQKGQSLIANYKLLGQQLFYPDALPNAK
- a CDS encoding ABC transporter permease, whose protein sequence is MEFITDSFLSALLLLTALDPDLLNIVSVSLRVSFSSTVIASLIGVPTGFFISITQFRGKRWVITGLNTLLALPTVVIGLFVYAFISRRGILGTLGLLYTQKAMVIGQVILIVPIIATFTISAISRIDTRYRKTAMTLGADRLQTALVLLREARFGIVSAVVGGFGRVISEIGISMMLGGNARGFTRTMTTAMALEYDKGEFVLAIALGLILMSISLGINVLLNHIQGRSPE
- a CDS encoding ATP-binding cassette domain-containing protein, translating into MLYSLRNLRKIYSGRTVLDLPELFIEKGKIYGLLGPNGSGKTTLLSILSFLDAPSAGTVFFNDRPVSFSGKALQALRRQVVLVDQHPILFSTSVYKNVEFGLKVRKLSTGKRRRIIEESLDRVGMRGFAEADGRGLSGGETQRVAIARALACSPDVILFDEPTASVDISNQIAIENIIRDLHDDAGITVILSTHNLFQAAKLAQEKIYLFEGRTSQAAYENIFSGEAFSEGQNHFCRISEKVTIPIRPGHRERIKVALNPGSVKLLPDTEKGEGAGIFEGRVIQLTQEKKGVRVLTDIGIPLSILLKNREYSLSDLRVGNPVRIQVFDYGVEVI
- a CDS encoding amino acid kinase family protein — protein: MALVREKDGKRLHVKSKLMGESLVSRKFIDNLETAPQQRLFPDVAIMKIGGQSICDRGAKALPAIIREIAENRKNHKMLLTTGGGTRSRHIYTIGLELGMPTGVIAKFGSTISEQNALMVSILLAPWGGIKISHSDISKLPTYFAEGIIPIMHGMPPYDYFAIRQERGRIPIHRTDVGLVVLGDLMGSKTILFIKDEKGLYTDDPKKNPDAVFIPEIGARDLMEKDMDDLVIERPCLEIIQNSEVIEKVQIINGLEPGNITRALNGEHVGTMIYKQ
- a CDS encoding cytochrome c3 family protein — translated: MDRKTLVLMLTEALLIVVLVVVIALDFNKAPAEKHVAASHDAVHEEAAQDAAVEEKTEVAEAPAAKEVAKAEIKEEAPEAEEVAEKEEVKKEVAEKAEKAAPAAAGKTEVADVIAMDNPTYAKHKKTIVQFTHKKHIEEYKLSCGECHHDEKAEPLKDLKMGDAVQGCIACHDKPGKAPKEVKDKAEKLTYHTNALHKNCIDCHKAHNKKNNTKAAPASCGQCHVKKK